In Nocardioides sp. W7, the genomic stretch CCCGCACGACCCGGCCGGGAGCGCCGCGGCGCCGCGTTCCGCGCGGTTCCGGGCCGTGCTCCTCGTCGCCCTGGTCGTGCTGCTGCTCTGCTCCGCCGGCGCCGTCGTCTGGCTGCTCGCGGCCCGCGGCGGCGACGCCGAGGACCGACAGGGCCAGCGCGACGCGGTGATGAGCCAGGCCCGCCAGTTCATGCTCCGCAGCTACACCTACGGTCCCGACGACCTCGACGAGGCCGGCCGGCTGGCCGAGAACCGGGCCCAGGTCGAGGAGGTCGTGTCCGACAAGTTCGGTGCCGCCTACGAGGAGTCGATCGCCGCGATCGAGCAGCTGGTCAAGAGCCAGGGCGTCGGGCAGTCCGCGCAGGTGCACGGCGTCGGCGTGCAGTACCTCGACGGCGACTCGGCCCGCGCGCTCGTGGCGGGGGAGTCGACCTTCACCCAGCGTGCGGAGGACGGCAGCACCCAGGACGTCCAGACCCAGACCTTCCGGATGGTCGTCGACCTGGTCAAGGTCGACGGCGCCTGGCTGGTCGACGACTCCAACATCGCCTCCGCCGCGTCGCCCGATGCCGAACCGTCCGGCTCGCCCGCCGACACTCCGGCTCTCTCGCCGACTCCCTCGCCCACCGACGGAGCCGGCCGATGACGCCCACCTGGTACGACCTGCTCGGCGTCGATCCCGATGCTCCCGAGGCCGAGATCCGCGGGGCCTGGAAGGGCGCGATCGCCGAGCTCGACCCGGGCGACCGACGCTTCCGCACGCTCAACCAGGCGGCCGAGGTGCTGCTCGACCCCGTCCGACGGGCGGCGTACGACGCCGAGCTCGCCGCGCAGCAGCCGGTCGACGAGCTCGTGGGGGAGCCCTGGGAGGAGACCGCGGAGGAGACCGTCGCGAAGCCGGTGCCGACCTCCGGCCCGCGGCGCCGGGTGGTGCCGGCCTGGATGCTGCTCGGTGTCGGCGTGCTCACGGCGGCGCTGGTCGTCGCGGCGGCCCTGCTGGCCCGCCAGCCGTCCGACGACGCGGTGGCCGACGCGGCCCGGGCCGCCCAGGCCGCGGCGGAGCGGGCCGTGCCCCCGGTGCTGTCCTACGACGCCGCCGACCTCGAGGGCTCGCGGTCGGCGGCAGCGGCGTACCTCACCGCGTCGTACCAGAAGGAGCGCGACCAGCTCTTCGAGGAGGTCATCGACGCGAACGCGCCGAACACCGGCACCAGGCTGGCCACCTCGGTGGTCGACTCCAGCATCGTCCGGGCCACCGACGACGACCGGGTGCAGGTGTTCCTCTTCATCGACCAGGCCGCCACGAACAAGGAGCAGACCGAGCCGCAGGTCACCCGCACCTGGGTGACGATGACCATGGAGCGCGTCGAGGACGAGTGGCTGGTGGCCGCGATGCGGGTGGTCTGAGCCGGATCGTCCGGGCGACACGCGGGGTGGGTTTGTGCGGAACCGCTTGACCTGGGAGCCGACGCACCGCATGATCGACGCCAAGCTCGTCATTCCCGGCGCACGCAGATATTGTGTGGCGCCCTGGTTCGGGGTATCGTAGCGCTTTGCGTCTGCCCTCAAATGCGAGTCTCCTGCCCGGTGGTTGACTTAGTGGTGGGCCTGGACGCGATCCAGTGCGAACTGTCGAAGGACACCTCTTGGCCGCGCGCAGCACCTCCGGACCTGCCAACTCTCAGGGCAACCGTCGCATCTCGTTCAACAAGATCCAGGACCCGATCGAGGTCCCTCAGCTCCTCTCTCTCCAGACCGACGCCTTCGACTGGCTGATCGGCAACGAGAAGTGGGACGCCGTCGTAGAGCGTCGCCGCAGCGAGGGTGAGGACGTCTCCAGCAAGTCCGGTCTCCAGGAGATCTTCGAGGAGATCTCCCCGATCGAGGACTTCTCCGAGACGATGTCCCTCTCGTTCGAGAACCCGGTCTTCTACGACCCGAAGTACACCGTGGACGAGTGCAAGGAGAAGGACTTCACCTACTCCGCTCCGCTCTACGTCTCGGCGGAGTTCACCAACAACGACACCGGTGAGATCAAGGGCCAGACCGTCTTCATGGGCGACTTCCCCCTGATGACGCCCAAGGGCACCTTCGTCATCAACGGCACCGAGCGTGTCGTGGTCTCGCAGCTCGTCCGCTCGCCGGGCGTCTACTTCGAGCGCACCGCCGACAAGACGTCCGACAAGGACATCTACACCTCCAAGATGATCCCGTCGCGCGGTGCCTGGCTGGAGTTCGAGATCGACAAGCGCGACCTGGTCGGCGTCCGCCTCGACCGCAAGCGCAAGCAGAACGTCACGGTGCTGCTCAAGGCCCTCGGCTGGACCAACGAGCAGATCCGCGAGGAGTTCGGCCAGTACGAGTCCATGATGCTGACCCTCGAGAAGGATCACACCGAGACGCAGAAGGACGCGCTGCTCGACATCTACCGCAAGCTCCGTCCGGGCGAGCCGCCCACGGAGGAGGCCGCGCAGACGCTGCTGAACAACTACTACTTCAACCCGAAGCGGTACGACCTGGCCAAGGTCGGTCGCTACAAGATCAACAAGAAGCTCGGTCTCGTCGAGGCCTTCGACCAGCAGACGCTGACCGTCGACGACATCGTCGCCGCGATCCGCTACATCGTCGCGCTGCACGACGGTCGCGAGGAGGTCGAGGCCCCCCAGGGTGCCCTGCCCGTCGCCGCCGACGACATTGACCACTTCGGCAACCGCCGGATGCGCACCGTGGGCGAGCTGATCCAGAACCAGCTCCGCACCGGTCTGGCTCGGATGGAGCGCGTGGTCCGCGAGCGGATGACGACCCAGGACGTCGAGGCCATCACGCCTCAGTCGCTGATCAACATCCGTCCCGTGGTCGCTGCGCTGAAGGAGTTCTTCGGCACCTCGCAGCTCTCGCAGTTCATGGACCAGACCAACCCGATCGCCGGGCTGACGCACAAGCGTCGCCTCTCGGCCCTCGGTCCCGGTGGTCTGTCGCGGGACCGCGCCGGCATGGAGGTCCGTGACGTCCACCCGTCGCACTACGGCCGGATGTGCCCGATCGAGACGCCGGAAGGCCCGAACATCGGTCTGATCGGCTCGCTGGCCTCCTACGGCCGGATCAACCCGTTCGGCTTCGTCGAGACCCCCTACCGCAAGGTGGAGGGTGGCCGGGTCACCGACCAGATCGACTACCTCACCGCCGACGACGAGGACCGCTACGTCATCGCCCAGGCCAACGCCGTCATCGACGACGACGGCCGGTTCACCGAGGAGCGGGTGCTGGTCCGCCAGCGCGACGGCGAGGTCTCCGAGATCCTGGCCGACGAGGTCGACTACATGGACGTCTCGCCGCGCCAGATGGTGTCGGTCGCGACGGCCCTGATCCCCTTCCTCGAGCACGACGACGCCAACCGCGCGCTCATGGGTGCCAACATGCAGCGCCAGGCCGTGCCGCTCATCGTGAGCGACTCGCCGCTGGTCGGCACCGGCATCGAGTACCGCGCCGCCGTCGACGCCGGCGACGTCGTCGTCGCGGAGAAGGCCGGTGTGGTCAAGGAGGTGTCCGCCGACCTCGTCGAGACGATGAACGACGACGGCACCTACTCGTCGTACAAGCTCGCGAAGTTCAAGCGCTCCAACCAGGGCACCTGCATCAACCAGCGTCCGCTGGTCAGCGAGGGCGCCCGCCTCGAGGTCGGCAGCCCGATCGCCGACGGTCCCTGCACCGACCAGGCGGAGATGGCGCTCGGCACCAACCTGCTGGTGGCCTTCATGCCGTGGCAGGGCCACAACTACGAGGACGCGATCATCCTCAGCCAGCGCCTGGTGCAGGAGGACGTCCTCACCTCGATCCACATCGAGGAGCACGAGGTCGACGCCCGCGACACCAAGCTCGGGCCGGAGGAGATCACCCGGGACATCCCGAACGTCTCCGAGGAGATGCTGGCCGACCTCGACGAGCGCGGCATCATCCGCATCGGCGCCGAGGTCACCACCGGTGACATCCTGGTCGGCAAGGTCACGCCGAAGGGCGAGACCGAGCTGACCCCCGAGGAGCGGCTGCTCCGCGCGATCTTCGGTGAGAAGGCGCGCGAGGTCCGCGACACCTCGATGAAGGTGCCGCACGGTGAGTCCGGCACGGTCATCGGCGTCCGCGTCTTCGACCGCGAGGAGGGCGACGAGCTGCCCCCGGGCGTGAACCAGCTGGTCCGCGTCTACGTCGCGCAGAAGCGCAAGATCTCCGTCGGCGACAAGCTCGCCGGTCGCCACGGCAACAAGGGCGTCATCGCGAAGATCCTGCCGATCGAGGACATGCCGTTCATGGAGGACGGCACCCCGGTCGACGTCGTGCTGAACCCCCTGGGTGTGCCGCGCCGGATGAACATCGGCCAGATCCTCGAGCTGCACATGGGCTGGCTGGCCAAGCAGGGCTGGGACATCAAGCTGGCCGAGGACGAGACCGACGCGGAGTGGAAGCAGCGCCTGATCAAGATCCACGCCGAGAAGGCCGACCCGAACACCAAGGTCGCCACCCCGGTGTTCGACGGCGCTCGCGAGGACGAGATCACCGGCCTGCTCGGCTCGACGATCCCGAACCGCGACGGCGTCCGCGTGGTCAAGTCCAACGGCAAGGCGTCGCTCTTCGACGGTCGCTCCGGCGAGCCGTTCCCCGAGCCCGTGTCGGTCGGCTACATGTACATCCTGAAGCTGCACCACCTGGTCGACGACAAGATCCACGCGCGCAGCACCGGCCCCTACTCCATGATCACGCAGCAGCCCCTGGGCGGTAAGGCCCAGTTCGGCGGCCAGCGGTTCGGCGAGATGGAGGTCTGGGCGATGGAGGCGTACGGCGCCGCCTACGCCCTGCAGGAGCTGCTCACGATCAAGTCCGACGACGTCCCCGGACGCGTCAAGGTCTACGAGGCGATCGTCAAGGGCGAGAACATCCCCGACTCCGGCATCCCGGAGTCGTTCAAGGTGCTCGTCAAGGAGATGCAGTCGCTCTGCCTGAACGTCGAGGTCCTCTCGCAGGACGGTTCGAGCATCGAGCTGCGCGACGCGGAGGAAGACGTCTTCCGCGCCGCCGAGGAGCTCGGCATCGACCTGTCTCGCCGCGAGCCCAGCAGCGTCGAAGAAGTCTGACCGGAGAACGCGCGGAGCGCTTGTTCCCAGGAACAGGCGCTCCGCGGGGCCCAGCCCCTCCGCTCCGTCAGTCCACAAGCTTTGATTCAGAACTAACGAAGGACAACAGCCATCGTGCTTGATGTGAACTTCTTCGACCAGCTTCAGATCGGCCTGGCCACCGCGGACGACATCCGCACGTGGAGCCACGGCGAGGTCAAGAAGCCGGAGACCATCAACTACCGCACGCTCAAGCCCGAGCGTGACGGCCTCTTCTGCGAGAAGATCTTCGGTCCCACCCGGGACTGGGAGTGCTACTGCGGCAAGTACAAGCGCGTGCGCTTCAAGGGCATCATCTGTGAGCGCTGCGGCGTCGAGGTGACCCGTTCCAAGGTCCGCCGCGAGCGGATGGGCCACATCGAGCTCGCCGCCCCGGTGACCCACATCTGGTACTTCAAGGGTGTCCCGAGCCGGCTCGGCTACCTGCTCGACCTCGCCCCCAAGGACCTCGAGAAGGTCATCTACTTCGCGGCGTACATGATCACCTCCGTCGACGAGGACGCTCGCCACCGCGACCTGTCCTCGCTCGAGGGCAAGGTCGGTCTCGAGCGCGAGCGCCTCGAGAACCGGATGAACCTCGCCCTGGACGACCGGTCCAAGAAGGAAGAGGCCGACCTCGCCGAGCTGGAGGCCGAGGGCGCCAAGGCCGACGCCAAGCGCAAGGTCCGCGACGGCGCCGAGCGCGAGAAGACCCAGATCCGCCGCCGCGGCGAGGCCGAGATCGCCCGCCTCGACGAGGTGTGGAACACCTTCAAGTCCCTCAAGGTCCAGGACCTGATGGGCGACGAGATGCTCTACCGCGAGATGAAGAACTGGTTCGGCAAGTACTTCGAGGGCTACATGGGCGCCACGGCGATCAAGAAGCGCCTCGAGGACTTCGACATCCCGGCCGAGGTCGAGTCGCTGCGCGACACGATCGCCAACGGCAAGGGCCAGAAGAAGGTCCGCGCGCTCAAGCGGCTCAAGGTCGTCGACGCCTTCCGCAAGACCGGCAACAAGCCGCAGGGCATGGTCCTCGACGCCGTCCCGGTCATCCCGCCGGACCTGCGTCCGATGGTGCAGCTGGACGGTGGCCGCTTCGCGACCTCCGACCTCAACGACCTGTACCGCCGCGTGATCAACCGGAACAACCGTCTCAAGCGGCTGCTCGACCTCGGCGCGCCCGAGATCATCGTCAACAACGAGAAGCGGATGCTGCAGGAGGCCGTCGACTCGCTCTTCGACAACGGCCGTCGCGGTCGTCCCGTCACCGGACCGGGCAACCGGCCGCTGAAGTCGCTGTCCGACATGCTCAAGGGCAAGCAGGGTCGCTTCCGGCAGAACCTGCTCGGCAAGCGCGTCGACTACTCCGGTCGCTCGGTCATCGTGTCGGGTCCGCAGCTGAAGCTGCACCAGTGCGGTCTGCCCAAGCAGATGGCGCTGGAGCTGTTCAAGCCGTTCGTGATGAAGCGCCTCGTCGACCTGTCGCACGCGCAGAACATCAAGTCCGCCAAGCGGATGGTCGAGCGCGCCCGCCCGGTCGTGTGGGACGTCCTCGAAGAGGTCATCACCGAGCACCCGGTGCTGCTGAACCGTGCACCCACCCTGCACCGCCTCGGCATCCAGGCCTTCGAGCCCCAGCTGATCGAGGGCAAGGCCATCCAGATCCACCCGCTCGTCTGCTCGGCGTTCAACGCCGACTTCGACGGTGACCAGATGGCGGTGCACCTGCCGCTGTCCGCCGAGGCCCAGGCCGAGGCGCGGATCCTGATGCTGTCGACCAACAACATCCTCAAGCCGTCGGACGGCCGTCCGGTGACCATGCCTACCCAGGACATGATCATCGGCCTGTTCTTCCTGACGACCGACCGGGAGAACCAGCCCGGTGACGGCCGCGCGTTCGCGTCGCAGGCCGAGGCCATCATGGCCTTCGACCGGGGCGAGATCTCGATGCAGTCGAAGGTCAAGATCCGCTTCGACGACATCGTGCCGCCGCTGGAGGCCGAGCTCGCCGACTGGGAGCAGGGTCGCTCGCTGATCCTGGACACCACCCTGGGCCGCTCGATCTTCAACGACACCCTGCCGGCCGACTACCCCTTCGTGAACTACGAAGTGGGCAAGAAGGCGCTCGGCGCGATCGTCAACGACCTGGCCGAGCGCTACACCAAGGTCGAGGTCGCGGCGTCGCTGGACGCGCTGAAGGACACCGGCTTCCACTGGGCCACCCGCTCGGGCGTCACGGTCTCGATCGACGACGTGACCACCCCGGCGAACAAGCTCGAGATCCTCTCGAGCTACGAGGCGCAGGCCGCGAAGGTCCAGAAGCAGTTCGAGCGTGGTCTGGTCACCGACGAGGAGCGCCGCCAGGAGCTCATCGAGATCTGGACCCAGGCGTCGAACGACGTGGCCAAGGCCATGGAGGCCAACTTCGACCGGTCCAACCCGATCTACATGATGGTCGACTCGGGCGCCTCCGGAAACATGATGCAGATCCGTCAGGTGGCGGCCATGCGTGGTCTGGTGGCCAACCCGAAGGGCGACATCATCCCGCGGCCGATCAAGGCGAACTTCCGCGAGGGCCTCTCGGTGCTCGAGTACTTCATCTCGACCCACGGTGCCCGCAAGGGGCTCGCCGACACCGCGCTGCGGACCGCCGACTCGGGTTACCTGACCCGTCGTCTGGTCGACGTGTCGCAGGACGTCATCATCCGCGAGGACGACTGCGGCACCGAGCGCGGTCTGCCCAAGCGGATCGGTGAGCGTCGCGAGGACGGCACCGTCGTCAAGCACGAGAACGCCGAGACCGCGGCGTACGCCCGGTCGGCGGCCGTCGAGGTCAACCACCCCGAGACCGGCGACACGCTGGTCGAGGCCGGTGGCGACCTCGGTGACGTCAAGATCGGCGAGCTGGTCGCGGCCGGGATCGAGGAGGTCAAGGTCCGCTCCGTGCTGACCTGTGACGCCAAGACCGGCACCTGCGCCAAGTGCTACGGCCGCTCGCTGGCGACCGGCAAGCTCGTCGACATCGGCGAGGCCGTCGGCATCATCGCGGCCCAGTCGATCGGTGAGCCCGGCACGCAGCTGACGATGCGTACCTTCCACACCGGTGGTGTGGCCTCCGCGGACGACATCACGCAGGGTCTGCCCCGCGTGGTCGAGCTCTTCGAGGCGCGCTCGCCCAAGGGTCGTACCCCGATCGCCGAGGCCGCCGGCCGCGTGGAGATCGAGGACACCGACAAGTCGCGCAAGGTGCTGGTCACCCCCGACGACGGCTCCGAGGTCCAGGAGTACCCCGTCTCCAAGCGGTCCCGCCTCAACGTCGCCGACGGCGAGCACATCGAGGTCGGGCACCACCTGACGTCCGGTACCCCCGACCCGCAGGACGTCCTGCGGATCCTCGGTGTGCGTCGGGCCCAGGAGCACCTGGTGGACGAGGTCCAGCAGGTGTACCGCTCGCAGGGTGTGTCGATCCACGACAAGCACATCGAGATCATCGTGCGGCAGATGCTGCGCCGGGTCACGGTGATCGAGTCCGGTGAGACCAACCTGCTGCCGTCCGACCTGGTCGACCGGGTGCGCTTCGAGGAGGAGAACCGCCGCGTCGTCTCCGAGGGCGGCAAGCCGGCCTCGGGTCGTCCGGTCCTCATGGGCATCACCAAGGCCTCGCTGGCGACCGAGTCGTGGCTGTCGGCCGCCTCCTTCCAGGAGACGACCCGCGTCCTCACCGACGCCGCCATCCACGGCCGCTCGGACTCGCTGCGCGGTCTGAAGGAGAACGTGATCATCGGCAAGCTGATCCCGGCTGGTACCGGCCTCGAGCGGTACCGCAACATCCGGGTGGAGCCCACCGAGGAGGCTCGCGCCGCGGCGTACTCCGTCACCGGCTACGACTCCTACGACTACGAGTTCGGCACCGCCGGCACTGGTCAGGCCGTCGCCCTGGACGACTTCGACTTCGGGTCGTACCAGAGCTGACATGCTCATGACGAAGCCCCCAGCGCCTGTCGGCGCTGGGGGCTTCGTCGTGTGTGGGAGCTGCGTGGAGCTCGCTGGTGGGTGGTTGCGGTCGGTGAGTGCCGAGTCAGCACCAGTGGTGCTGACTCGGCCCGCTACTTCTGCTGACTCGGCAAGGGCGGGGGATCAGGGGTCGGGGAGGGTGACGGTGATGCGGGTGCCGGGGGTGGTGGGCTCGATGGTGAAGGTGCCGCGGAGCTCGGCGGCGCGCTCGCGCATCGAGCGCAGGCCGATGCCCGGGCGGGTGCCGGTGGCGACGCCGGTGCCGTCGTCCTCGACGACCAGGCGGACGCCGTCGTCGCAGCGGTCCAGGGTGACCTGGCAGCGGGTGGCGCCGGCGTGCCGGTAGGCGTTCAGGACCGCCTCCGCCGCGACGTGGTAGAGCGCGATCTGGCGGCGGCTGTCGATCCGGTCGGCGTCCTCGGCCCGGACGGCCACCGTGAACCGGCCCTGGTCGAAGCGCTCCACCAGCTGCTCGAGCGCCTCGCCGAGCCGACCGTCCTCCAGCGCCGGGGGCAGCAGGTGCCGCGACATCTGCCGGACGTCCTCGGAGCGCTGGGCGAGCTCGTCCTGGAGCTGGGCGAGCATGTCGGCCTGACCCGGCTCCAGGCCGGCGGTGCGACTGATGGCGGCCAGCGCGAGCGAGGTGCCGGCCAGTGAGGGGCCCAGGCTGTCGTGCAGCTCGCGGCGCAGCAGCCGACGCTCCTCCTGCCGCACGTCGACCAGCCTGGTCCTGGCCCCCTCCAGCTCCGCGTTGACCAGGGCGAGGTCGAGGGCGACGGCGACCAGGGCGGCGAGCTGCTCCACCAGCTCCAGGGTCCTCAGGTCGAGCCGCTCGCCCAGGGGCGCCTCCAGCACCAGCCGGCCGACGTCCTGACCGCGGCTGCGCAGCGGCACCTCGACGGGGACGAACATCCGTCGCGGTCCGGCGCCGACCCGGAGGCCGCCACCGACGTCCTCGACCACCACGGCGCGCAGCCGCAGGCCGCGACGCAGGCCGTCGACCAGTCCCTCCAGGATCGACATCTCGCCGTGCCCGCGCTCGATGTCGGCCCCGAGTCGGTCGAGCAGCCGGCCGGCGTCCGCGCTGGAGCCGAAGACGAGCCGGTCGACCCGCACCTGCAGCCAGGTCCGCAGCGGCATCACGGCCAGCGCCAGGCCGGCCACCGCGACCAGCCCCGCCGACTCCCGACTCCAGGGCAGGTAGCGGCCGCCGAACCAGACCAGCACCAGGTAGGCGCCGACGACGGCGATCGTCAGCAGCGCGCCGACCAGGGCCCGGGAGACCGCCAGGTCGACGCGGTACGACGGCTCCCGCACCACGAGCACGAACACCGCGGCGGGCAGCATCACCATCGCCGCGGAGAGCAGGAACGCGCCGAGCGGGACGGCGGGCCCCTCGGCCGCGAGGCCGGCCTCGAAGGCCAGGTAGGACAGCGAGAGCGCTAACAGGCTGACCATCAGCCAGCGCAGCGCGCGGCGCTCGGAGGCCACCGCGCGGTACGAGCGGAGCGCGAGGCGCAGGGCACCCAGGACCCCGGCGACGACGTAGACCGGGACGATCCACTCGTCGTACCGGGACGCGATGTCGGAGACGCGCGCCGAGGTCAGCGGGTGGTCGGGTGCGCCCTCCTGCTGGATCAGGAAGCGGCTCACCCCCGCACTGAGCGCCAGCACCCCGCCCGCCACCGAGGCGGAGAGCCGCAGCCCGGTCGGCGGGTCGCGCTCGATCAGCCACGGCAGCACCAGGATCGCGCACAGGGTGCCGGCGACCCACCCGGAGACGACCAGCTGCGAGACCAGGGCGTACGCCGGGGGCTGGGGATGCGCGACACCGAGGACGGCGTACTGGATCCCGAAGCTGGTGAGCGAGAAGCCGAACCCCACTCCGAGCAGGGCCCAGCCGACGACGTGGCCGCGGGCCACGACGAGGGCGCCGAACGGGCCGTAGAGGAGGGCAAGGAAGACGTCGGAGACGAAGAACTCCCGGTGCACCTCGAACGGCGGGTCGCCGGTCGAGGCGTTGACCAGGGCCAGCACCACCGCTGCGACGGCGAGTCCGGTCGAGAGCGCACCCAGGAGCACTGCGCTGCCACGCGCGACGCCGAGGGATCGGGGTGCGGCGGGCATGATCGATCATCCTGCCGCAGGAGTCCCGGCTACGAGGGCCGGATGCCCCGAACAGCCGGGCCGATGGGACAATCTGCGGGTGAGCATCCCCGCGAGGACCGACGTCCTGGTCGTCGGCGCCGGCCCCGCCGGTGCCGCTGCTGCGGCCTGGGCTGCGCGCGGCGGCGCCGACGTCGTGCTCGCCGACGCGGCGGTCTTCCCCCGCGACAAGACCTGCGGGGACGGGCTCACCCCCCGCGCGATCGGCGAGCTGCAGCGCCTCGGCCTCGAGGACTGGCTGCGCGCCCACACCGTCAACCAGGGCCTGCGGGCGCACGGCTTCGGCCAGACGCTCCTGCTGCCGTGGCCCGGTGGGTCGCTGCCCGACTGGGGCTCGGCCGTCGCGCGCACCGAGCTCGACGACCACCTGCGCACCACGGCGCTGAAGTCCGGCGCCACCGGCATCGACGGCGCCCGCGCGGTCGACGTACGACGTGACGGCGAGCGGGTCGCCGCCGTCGTGTTCAAGACCGCCACCGGCACCGTCGAGATCGCGTGCGACACCCTCGTCGTCGCCGACGGGGTCCGCTCGCCGCTCGGCAAGATCCTCGGGCGGGAGTGGCACCGCGACACGGTGTACGGCGTCGCCGGACGCTCGTACGTCGCCTCCGAGCTGAGCGACGACCCGTGGATCAGCTCGCACCTGGAGCTGCGCGGGGAGGACGGGGACATCCTCAGCGGCTACGGCTGGATCTTCCCGCTCGGCACCGGCGAGGTGAACCTCGGCGTCGGCACGCTCGCGACCGCGAAACGGCCCACCGACATCGCCGTCCGACCGCTGATGGCGCACTACGCCGAGCAGCGCCGCGAGGAGTTCCGGCTCGGCGACGAGCTGCGGGCCCCCACCTCCGCGCTCCTGCCGATGGGCGGGGCCGTCTCGCACGTCGCCGGGGCCAACTGGGCCCTGATCGGCGACGCGGCCGGCTGCGTGAACCCGCTCAACGGCGAGGGGATCGACTACGGCCTCGAGACCGGCCGGC encodes the following:
- a CDS encoding DnaJ domain-containing protein: MTPTWYDLLGVDPDAPEAEIRGAWKGAIAELDPGDRRFRTLNQAAEVLLDPVRRAAYDAELAAQQPVDELVGEPWEETAEETVAKPVPTSGPRRRVVPAWMLLGVGVLTAALVVAAALLARQPSDDAVADAARAAQAAAERAVPPVLSYDAADLEGSRSAAAAYLTASYQKERDQLFEEVIDANAPNTGTRLATSVVDSSIVRATDDDRVQVFLFIDQAATNKEQTEPQVTRTWVTMTMERVEDEWLVAAMRVV
- a CDS encoding DNA-directed RNA polymerase subunit beta, translated to MAARSTSGPANSQGNRRISFNKIQDPIEVPQLLSLQTDAFDWLIGNEKWDAVVERRRSEGEDVSSKSGLQEIFEEISPIEDFSETMSLSFENPVFYDPKYTVDECKEKDFTYSAPLYVSAEFTNNDTGEIKGQTVFMGDFPLMTPKGTFVINGTERVVVSQLVRSPGVYFERTADKTSDKDIYTSKMIPSRGAWLEFEIDKRDLVGVRLDRKRKQNVTVLLKALGWTNEQIREEFGQYESMMLTLEKDHTETQKDALLDIYRKLRPGEPPTEEAAQTLLNNYYFNPKRYDLAKVGRYKINKKLGLVEAFDQQTLTVDDIVAAIRYIVALHDGREEVEAPQGALPVAADDIDHFGNRRMRTVGELIQNQLRTGLARMERVVRERMTTQDVEAITPQSLINIRPVVAALKEFFGTSQLSQFMDQTNPIAGLTHKRRLSALGPGGLSRDRAGMEVRDVHPSHYGRMCPIETPEGPNIGLIGSLASYGRINPFGFVETPYRKVEGGRVTDQIDYLTADDEDRYVIAQANAVIDDDGRFTEERVLVRQRDGEVSEILADEVDYMDVSPRQMVSVATALIPFLEHDDANRALMGANMQRQAVPLIVSDSPLVGTGIEYRAAVDAGDVVVAEKAGVVKEVSADLVETMNDDGTYSSYKLAKFKRSNQGTCINQRPLVSEGARLEVGSPIADGPCTDQAEMALGTNLLVAFMPWQGHNYEDAIILSQRLVQEDVLTSIHIEEHEVDARDTKLGPEEITRDIPNVSEEMLADLDERGIIRIGAEVTTGDILVGKVTPKGETELTPEERLLRAIFGEKAREVRDTSMKVPHGESGTVIGVRVFDREEGDELPPGVNQLVRVYVAQKRKISVGDKLAGRHGNKGVIAKILPIEDMPFMEDGTPVDVVLNPLGVPRRMNIGQILELHMGWLAKQGWDIKLAEDETDAEWKQRLIKIHAEKADPNTKVATPVFDGAREDEITGLLGSTIPNRDGVRVVKSNGKASLFDGRSGEPFPEPVSVGYMYILKLHHLVDDKIHARSTGPYSMITQQPLGGKAQFGGQRFGEMEVWAMEAYGAAYALQELLTIKSDDVPGRVKVYEAIVKGENIPDSGIPESFKVLVKEMQSLCLNVEVLSQDGSSIELRDAEEDVFRAAEELGIDLSRREPSSVEEV
- a CDS encoding DNA-directed RNA polymerase subunit beta'; its protein translation is MLDVNFFDQLQIGLATADDIRTWSHGEVKKPETINYRTLKPERDGLFCEKIFGPTRDWECYCGKYKRVRFKGIICERCGVEVTRSKVRRERMGHIELAAPVTHIWYFKGVPSRLGYLLDLAPKDLEKVIYFAAYMITSVDEDARHRDLSSLEGKVGLERERLENRMNLALDDRSKKEEADLAELEAEGAKADAKRKVRDGAEREKTQIRRRGEAEIARLDEVWNTFKSLKVQDLMGDEMLYREMKNWFGKYFEGYMGATAIKKRLEDFDIPAEVESLRDTIANGKGQKKVRALKRLKVVDAFRKTGNKPQGMVLDAVPVIPPDLRPMVQLDGGRFATSDLNDLYRRVINRNNRLKRLLDLGAPEIIVNNEKRMLQEAVDSLFDNGRRGRPVTGPGNRPLKSLSDMLKGKQGRFRQNLLGKRVDYSGRSVIVSGPQLKLHQCGLPKQMALELFKPFVMKRLVDLSHAQNIKSAKRMVERARPVVWDVLEEVITEHPVLLNRAPTLHRLGIQAFEPQLIEGKAIQIHPLVCSAFNADFDGDQMAVHLPLSAEAQAEARILMLSTNNILKPSDGRPVTMPTQDMIIGLFFLTTDRENQPGDGRAFASQAEAIMAFDRGEISMQSKVKIRFDDIVPPLEAELADWEQGRSLILDTTLGRSIFNDTLPADYPFVNYEVGKKALGAIVNDLAERYTKVEVAASLDALKDTGFHWATRSGVTVSIDDVTTPANKLEILSSYEAQAAKVQKQFERGLVTDEERRQELIEIWTQASNDVAKAMEANFDRSNPIYMMVDSGASGNMMQIRQVAAMRGLVANPKGDIIPRPIKANFREGLSVLEYFISTHGARKGLADTALRTADSGYLTRRLVDVSQDVIIREDDCGTERGLPKRIGERREDGTVVKHENAETAAYARSAAVEVNHPETGDTLVEAGGDLGDVKIGELVAAGIEEVKVRSVLTCDAKTGTCAKCYGRSLATGKLVDIGEAVGIIAAQSIGEPGTQLTMRTFHTGGVASADDITQGLPRVVELFEARSPKGRTPIAEAAGRVEIEDTDKSRKVLVTPDDGSEVQEYPVSKRSRLNVADGEHIEVGHHLTSGTPDPQDVLRILGVRRAQEHLVDEVQQVYRSQGVSIHDKHIEIIVRQMLRRVTVIESGETNLLPSDLVDRVRFEEENRRVVSEGGKPASGRPVLMGITKASLATESWLSAASFQETTRVLTDAAIHGRSDSLRGLKENVIIGKLIPAGTGLERYRNIRVEPTEEARAAAYSVTGYDSYDYEFGTAGTGQAVALDDFDFGSYQS
- a CDS encoding ATP-binding protein, translated to MPAAPRSLGVARGSAVLLGALSTGLAVAAVVLALVNASTGDPPFEVHREFFVSDVFLALLYGPFGALVVARGHVVGWALLGVGFGFSLTSFGIQYAVLGVAHPQPPAYALVSQLVVSGWVAGTLCAILVLPWLIERDPPTGLRLSASVAGGVLALSAGVSRFLIQQEGAPDHPLTSARVSDIASRYDEWIVPVYVVAGVLGALRLALRSYRAVASERRALRWLMVSLLALSLSYLAFEAGLAAEGPAVPLGAFLLSAAMVMLPAAVFVLVVREPSYRVDLAVSRALVGALLTIAVVGAYLVLVWFGGRYLPWSRESAGLVAVAGLALAVMPLRTWLQVRVDRLVFGSSADAGRLLDRLGADIERGHGEMSILEGLVDGLRRGLRLRAVVVEDVGGGLRVGAGPRRMFVPVEVPLRSRGQDVGRLVLEAPLGERLDLRTLELVEQLAALVAVALDLALVNAELEGARTRLVDVRQEERRLLRRELHDSLGPSLAGTSLALAAISRTAGLEPGQADMLAQLQDELAQRSEDVRQMSRHLLPPALEDGRLGEALEQLVERFDQGRFTVAVRAEDADRIDSRRQIALYHVAAEAVLNAYRHAGATRCQVTLDRCDDGVRLVVEDDGTGVATGTRPGIGLRSMRERAAELRGTFTIEPTTPGTRITVTLPDP